Proteins encoded together in one Flavobacteriales bacterium window:
- a CDS encoding amidase — MNKRVNAFADDALGNLDATGVAEAIAKKEISVQEAIEAAIKRSEKVDPDLNAIIVKTYDDARKYDRLNTKGAFYGVPTFFKDTDNIKGYPTQLGTGSFKAKKAKRNSRFVNQFLSTGVSYLGKTTLPEFGLLCSTENEKWSITRNPWNTDYTSGGSSSGSSALVASGAVPIASGNDGAGSIRIPAAICGLVGLKPTRDRVYGIDGTDLMPIQIIHQGVLTRSVRDTATFFSEAEKFYQNPRMPKLGHISHASKKRLRIAFVNNLTDGATGHQDADTYKLQMETAQLLESLGHSVVQVPLPIDVDTMVGHFLNYYGFLAYMSSHMGRLVVQTKVDKTQIEPFTMGLSKRFKANALRLPASIRAMRKLGHESGKMFENYDVVMTPVLSHKTPKIGYFSPELPYEEVTKRAIEFATYTGLYNVTGEPAISLPLGKDSDGMPLGVQFAAPYGEDKRLLELAFELEAAKPFRVMGS, encoded by the coding sequence ATGAATAAACGTGTGAATGCCTTTGCGGACGATGCGCTTGGAAACCTTGATGCAACGGGTGTTGCAGAGGCCATTGCGAAAAAAGAAATCTCGGTTCAAGAAGCCATCGAAGCTGCCATAAAGCGTTCGGAAAAGGTAGATCCCGATCTGAATGCCATCATCGTTAAAACCTATGATGATGCGCGGAAATACGACCGATTGAATACAAAAGGCGCGTTCTATGGTGTACCTACCTTCTTTAAGGATACAGATAACATCAAAGGCTATCCGACCCAATTGGGAACAGGCTCCTTTAAAGCGAAGAAGGCAAAACGTAACAGTCGCTTCGTCAATCAATTTCTTTCTACGGGAGTAAGCTACTTGGGAAAAACCACTTTGCCTGAATTCGGTCTATTGTGCAGCACGGAGAACGAAAAATGGTCCATTACCCGAAATCCTTGGAACACGGATTACACTTCGGGCGGTTCATCGTCTGGCTCATCGGCATTGGTTGCCAGCGGAGCGGTTCCGATTGCATCAGGCAATGATGGTGCTGGTTCCATTCGAATTCCAGCTGCCATTTGCGGCTTGGTCGGTTTAAAACCAACTCGAGATCGGGTATACGGAATTGATGGCACCGACCTGATGCCAATTCAGATCATTCACCAAGGCGTGCTTACGCGATCGGTACGTGATACCGCTACCTTTTTCAGCGAAGCCGAAAAGTTCTATCAGAATCCACGCATGCCCAAATTGGGTCACATCAGCCATGCTAGCAAGAAAAGACTTCGCATTGCCTTCGTCAATAATCTGACGGATGGCGCAACGGGACACCAAGATGCTGACACCTACAAGCTGCAGATGGAAACGGCCCAACTGCTCGAATCACTCGGGCATAGCGTTGTGCAGGTTCCTTTGCCCATTGATGTAGATACCATGGTGGGGCATTTCCTCAATTACTACGGATTCTTGGCCTATATGTCGAGTCACATGGGAAGGCTTGTGGTTCAAACCAAGGTAGATAAGACGCAGATTGAACCATTTACCATGGGACTGAGCAAACGCTTTAAGGCCAATGCACTCAGACTTCCTGCCAGCATTCGCGCCATGCGTAAATTGGGACACGAATCCGGCAAGATGTTCGAAAACTATGATGTGGTGATGACGCCTGTGCTTTCGCACAAAACACCGAAGATCGGCTACTTCTCTCCCGAGTTGCCTTACGAAGAAGTCACGAAAAGAGCCATTGAATTCGCTACCTACACCGGTCTGTATAACGTAACGGGAGAACCAGCCATCTCCCTCCCACTCGGTAAAGATTCGGATGGAATGCCGCTAGGTGTTCAGTTTGCCGCGCCTTATGGCGAAGACAAACGCCTATTGGAATTGGCCTTCGAACTCGAAGCCGCCAAACCATTTCGTGTGATGGGTTCTTAG
- a CDS encoding DEAD/DEAH box helicase family protein has translation MEDDSEIGVGKELYEYQKRALHRIFDRLYDRKEPFNLLFQLPTGGGKTVIFSEIARKYIADTGKKVMILTHRIELLGQTSRMLETFTVRNKVITSEVKDLEDQDEYQCFVAMVETLNNRLNDDAFELQDVGLVIIDEAHYNSFGKLLKFFDGSTILGVTATPLSSNVTLPMNENYDELIVGESIQSLIDMKYLAKAKTFSYDLNLSSLNIGINGDYTVRSSEELYSDYTMQSQLLRAYQDNCRGKKTLIFNNGIKTSQQVCVTFEQAGLPIKHLDNKNTPAERREILKWFKHTPNAILTSVGILTTGFDEPTVEAIILNRATRSLTLYFQMIGRGSRILSNKEEFTVIDLGNNVARFGLWEAYINWDHIFRHPEMHLNSIRSDEEIQREFKYKMPQEIRDRFKKSADIDFDIVEAYELSIRMAERPKVVIEQSVDQHVRICIENAEDLWDAKELAALLKEEIEYRVRKYSHCLAKTTPSYVKWLQEEYKRKVYVRLIQEYQLVN, from the coding sequence ATGGAAGATGACTCCGAAATTGGAGTGGGGAAGGAGCTTTACGAGTATCAGAAGAGGGCGTTGCATCGCATTTTTGATCGATTGTATGACCGCAAGGAGCCATTCAATCTACTTTTTCAGTTGCCTACTGGTGGTGGAAAGACCGTTATTTTCTCCGAGATAGCAAGAAAGTACATTGCCGATACGGGCAAGAAGGTGATGATCCTTACCCACAGGATAGAGCTTTTGGGACAGACTTCCCGCATGCTGGAAACCTTTACCGTACGCAACAAGGTCATTACCAGTGAGGTGAAAGACCTGGAAGATCAGGATGAATACCAGTGCTTTGTGGCGATGGTAGAGACCCTCAATAATCGCTTGAATGATGACGCGTTTGAGTTGCAAGACGTTGGTCTGGTCATCATTGATGAGGCGCATTACAACTCGTTTGGGAAACTGCTCAAGTTCTTTGATGGAAGTACCATCCTTGGAGTAACAGCTACGCCTTTGAGTTCGAACGTCACGTTGCCGATGAATGAGAATTACGATGAGCTTATTGTAGGCGAATCGATTCAATCATTGATTGACATGAAGTATTTGGCCAAAGCCAAAACCTTTTCCTACGATCTGAACCTGAGTTCGCTCAATATTGGTATCAACGGAGATTATACGGTTCGTTCTTCTGAAGAACTCTACTCTGATTACACCATGCAAAGCCAGTTGTTGCGTGCGTATCAGGACAATTGCCGTGGTAAGAAGACGCTTATCTTCAACAATGGCATTAAAACATCTCAGCAAGTGTGTGTCACGTTTGAACAAGCGGGGCTTCCTATCAAACATCTTGACAATAAGAACACTCCTGCAGAAAGAAGGGAGATATTGAAATGGTTTAAGCACACGCCCAATGCCATTTTGACATCGGTTGGAATTCTTACCACAGGTTTTGATGAACCGACTGTTGAGGCCATCATTCTGAACAGAGCGACTCGTTCGTTGACCTTGTATTTTCAAATGATCGGTCGCGGTTCGCGGATTCTGAGCAATAAGGAAGAGTTCACAGTTATTGATCTTGGAAACAACGTTGCACGTTTCGGACTTTGGGAAGCTTACATCAATTGGGATCATATATTCCGTCATCCGGAGATGCATTTGAACAGCATTCGCTCCGATGAAGAGATTCAGCGCGAATTCAAATACAAGATGCCCCAAGAGATACGTGACCGATTCAAGAAATCGGCTGATATCGACTTTGATATTGTGGAGGCTTACGAATTATCTATCCGCATGGCAGAACGACCAAAGGTGGTGATTGAACAATCGGTTGATCAGCATGTACGTATCTGTATTGAGAATGCCGAAGACCTTTGGGATGCCAAAGAATTGGCCGCGCTGCTCAAAGAGGAGATCGAATACCGAGTTCGGAAGTACAGTCATTGCTTGGCCAAGACCACGCCTAGCTATGTGAAGTGGCTACAGGAGGAATACAAGCGAAAAGTATACGTTCGGTTAATTCAGGAGTATCAACTTGTGAACTGA
- a CDS encoding DUF445 family protein, with the protein MAIPITSGIVGWGTNWLAIHMTFYPVEFVGIKPYLGWQGIVPSKAAKMAEKSVDLMTSKLIDVQDVFGKLEPKRVAQDLQPVLNTLARQMIDEIMTQEARLMWLATPALVKEGIYRQAVSQMPEVAEEMMLDIRDNIEEFLDLKGLVVEHLTKDKSLTNEIFLKCGAEEFKFIKSSGLYFGFLFGIIQAIVWYFNDSWWLLPLGGLIVGWATNWLALKMIFNPKKEINILGIKIHGLFIKRQREVATEYSKIVSSKILTVERMFDRIFRGKASDKMVSILHGHIKRAIDDQIGLSRAIYQIFAGTKKYDQLKDMAANRFVESLPHSIHRTFDYAENALDLETTMREKMSELSPDEFEAVLRPAFQEDEWILILVGAILGGLAGVGQLVFLFS; encoded by the coding sequence GTGGCAATACCAATCACGAGCGGCATCGTGGGATGGGGCACCAATTGGTTGGCCATACACATGACCTTTTACCCGGTTGAGTTCGTTGGTATAAAACCCTACTTAGGTTGGCAAGGAATTGTGCCTTCCAAGGCAGCTAAGATGGCTGAGAAGTCGGTTGACCTGATGACCTCTAAGCTGATTGATGTTCAAGATGTATTTGGAAAGCTTGAACCAAAACGGGTGGCACAAGATCTACAGCCAGTGCTGAATACCTTGGCCCGTCAGATGATTGACGAGATCATGACGCAAGAAGCACGATTGATGTGGCTTGCAACACCAGCGCTGGTTAAAGAAGGAATTTACCGCCAAGCCGTTTCGCAAATGCCGGAAGTGGCTGAAGAAATGATGCTGGACATTAGAGACAACATCGAAGAATTCCTCGACCTGAAAGGATTGGTGGTTGAACATCTTACCAAAGACAAATCGCTCACAAACGAGATATTCCTCAAGTGCGGAGCCGAAGAATTCAAGTTCATCAAATCCTCGGGACTCTACTTCGGCTTCCTTTTCGGAATCATTCAAGCCATCGTTTGGTACTTCAACGATTCGTGGTGGTTGCTACCTCTAGGCGGTCTTATTGTAGGTTGGGCAACCAATTGGCTGGCACTTAAGATGATCTTCAACCCGAAGAAGGAAATCAACATCTTGGGCATTAAGATCCATGGCCTTTTCATCAAGCGCCAGCGAGAAGTTGCCACGGAATACTCCAAGATCGTTTCGTCCAAGATCCTGACCGTAGAACGCATGTTCGATCGGATATTCAGAGGCAAAGCTTCTGACAAGATGGTCAGCATACTTCATGGACATATCAAACGCGCCATAGACGATCAGATCGGTCTTTCGAGAGCCATCTATCAGATATTTGCAGGAACTAAGAAATACGACCAACTCAAGGACATGGCGGCCAATCGTTTTGTAGAGAGCCTCCCCCATTCCATTCATCGCACCTTCGATTATGCGGAAAATGCCTTGGATCTTGAAACCACCATGCGCGAGAAAATGTCTGAACTTTCTCCCGATGAGTTTGAAGCGGTTCTTCGTCCTGCCTTTCAAGAAGACGAATGGATTCTCATTCTCGTAGGCGCCATTCTTGGTGGTTTGGCCGGAGTTGGGCAACTTGTTTTCCTCTTTTCGTGA
- a CDS encoding cytochrome P450, whose translation MEKEAPVKQLPLPPMVTDGWPIGSARLFAEDPIVFCEKYIPMMGGVFQIRSIFFPFISDFDKVVIVSDPEMVKHIMQDNNKNYVKSHGYKVLKVLLGEGLLTSEGDFWRKQRRLLQPGFHRDRLATFVQIMTEAGQELVDKWSALPIGTEVDVSKGMMEMTLDIVCRGMFSSDVSDAMDVVNREFDRANENLINRVINPFPLPYWMPLPSVQREKQGYDAIKQVVADIIEKRRKSTDDYDDLLAMLMEVEDADTGEKMSNKQIQDEVITIFLAGHETTAVALTWFMHCLEENPEVEEKLAEEEKRVLNGRTPTLEDLHALEYARMVVDETLRLYPPAWVIGRHTLGDDRLGDYHIPENTNCLIPVYYIHRDPKIWDEPLKFIPERFSKENAKGRHKFAYFPFGGGPRLCIGNNFALMEMQLIVPMLVRALKLRKSPGFEFRKEPLITMRPSPHMKMVLTGADPVS comes from the coding sequence ATGGAAAAAGAAGCACCCGTAAAACAACTGCCATTGCCCCCGATGGTGACAGATGGTTGGCCTATAGGAAGTGCCCGTTTGTTTGCGGAAGATCCGATCGTGTTTTGCGAAAAATACATTCCTATGATGGGTGGTGTGTTTCAGATCAGATCCATCTTTTTCCCTTTTATCAGCGACTTTGATAAAGTGGTTATCGTGTCTGATCCTGAGATGGTGAAGCACATCATGCAAGACAACAATAAGAACTATGTAAAGAGCCATGGCTACAAGGTGCTGAAAGTGCTTTTGGGCGAAGGGCTATTGACAAGCGAAGGTGACTTTTGGCGCAAGCAACGCAGATTGCTTCAACCTGGTTTTCATCGTGATCGATTGGCAACATTCGTTCAGATAATGACCGAAGCTGGGCAGGAATTGGTTGATAAATGGAGCGCTTTGCCTATAGGAACAGAAGTTGACGTCTCTAAAGGCATGATGGAAATGACCTTGGATATTGTGTGCCGAGGTATGTTCAGTAGTGATGTGAGCGATGCGATGGACGTAGTGAATCGCGAGTTTGACAGGGCCAACGAGAACCTTATCAATCGTGTGATCAATCCTTTTCCCTTGCCTTATTGGATGCCGTTGCCAAGTGTACAGCGCGAAAAGCAAGGATATGACGCGATCAAGCAAGTAGTGGCCGATATCATTGAGAAGCGAAGGAAATCGACAGATGATTATGATGATCTGTTGGCCATGCTGATGGAGGTGGAAGATGCCGATACGGGCGAGAAGATGAGCAACAAGCAGATTCAGGATGAGGTGATCACCATCTTTCTAGCTGGACATGAAACCACTGCCGTAGCACTTACTTGGTTTATGCATTGCTTGGAAGAAAACCCTGAAGTGGAAGAGAAGCTTGCGGAAGAAGAAAAGCGGGTTTTGAACGGTAGAACACCAACGTTGGAAGACCTTCATGCCTTGGAATATGCAAGAATGGTGGTGGATGAAACGCTTCGGTTGTATCCTCCAGCGTGGGTTATCGGACGGCATACTTTGGGAGATGATCGTTTAGGCGATTACCACATTCCGGAAAACACCAATTGCCTTATTCCGGTGTACTATATTCATCGCGACCCGAAGATCTGGGACGAACCATTGAAGTTCATTCCTGAGCGTTTCAGTAAGGAGAATGCAAAAGGGCGCCACAAGTTTGCGTATTTCCCATTTGGTGGCGGTCCGAGACTTTGCATCGGCAACAACTTTGCGTTGATGGAGATGCAACTGATCGTGCCGATGTTGGTCCGTGCACTTAAACTTCGCAAATCGCCTGGCTTTGAGTTCAGGAAAGAGCCTTTGATAACCATGCGACCTTCGCCTCATATGAAAATGGTTTTGACAGGCGCGGACCCTGTGTCATAA
- a CDS encoding phenylalanine 4-monooxygenase, with product MQRPTAQIYSNYTQEDFEVWRTLYERQTSLLRESASREYLKALDVIGFSPDRIPDFEEIEAALKPLTGWRLTTVPNISEQKDFFTFLSQKQFTATCWLRKMEQLDYLEEPDMFHDVFGHVPLLSNVAYTDFFHAISHIALEYTHDPKAIALLGRIYWFTIEFGLIREANELKIYGAGIMSSYGETKNCLSDSVEKLDFDVERIFNTDFRTDVMQERYFVIDSFEQLYDSIPEIRNQLAVYVHGH from the coding sequence GTGCAGCGACCAACAGCACAGATCTATAGCAACTATACCCAAGAGGATTTTGAAGTTTGGAGAACGCTTTACGAGCGGCAGACTTCGTTGCTTCGCGAAAGCGCTTCGAGAGAATACCTGAAAGCACTGGACGTGATCGGGTTTTCTCCTGACAGGATTCCGGATTTTGAGGAGATTGAAGCGGCATTGAAACCATTGACCGGATGGCGATTGACGACTGTTCCGAACATCAGCGAACAGAAAGACTTCTTCACATTTCTCTCTCAAAAGCAATTTACGGCCACCTGTTGGTTAAGGAAGATGGAGCAACTGGACTATCTGGAAGAGCCAGATATGTTCCATGATGTATTCGGTCATGTTCCCTTGCTAAGCAATGTGGCATATACCGATTTCTTTCATGCCATCAGTCATATTGCACTGGAGTATACGCATGATCCTAAGGCTATTGCGTTGCTTGGTCGGATCTATTGGTTTACCATTGAATTCGGCTTGATACGAGAGGCCAATGAGCTGAAGATCTATGGTGCAGGCATCATGTCGTCTTACGGAGAAACGAAAAACTGCCTGAGTGACTCGGTTGAAAAGCTCGATTTTGATGTGGAACGGATATTCAACACCGATTTTAGGACGGATGTGATGCAGGAACGCTACTTCGTGATCGATTCGTTTGAGCAATTGTATGACTCGATACCGGAAATTCGAAATCAACTTGCAGTTTATGTGCATGGCCATTGA
- a CDS encoding sulfatase-like hydrolase/transferase, with protein sequence MKLLKPILISLSIFLFLIIGALLTWYYLQGPAHQGLVRSDFADRPFKIEEIVDVTPVANKPNIVFILADDLGYGDVGYNLQTVINTKNLDAFASQSVVFTNFYAPASICTPSRIGFLSGRYALRQGLAYPFHHVNGSLVMNIGSRVANVLGAVDMRGEHNIINGIMPSELIIPELLKLANYRTGVVGKWHLGTISQDDQFHPFHHGFDYFVGLEASNDDWPVAFYDNDKKVLDDIGLNQAHYTQLFTDAAKTFIDQNKDEPFFLYLAHKDPHQPFFPSQGFKGKSKAGAYGDAVEEFDHSVGQVLDYLDSLGLTENTIVVITSDNGPWFEGNPCGLRGRKGQVFEGGYRVPFMIRYPKKIKSAYRTDIPAMGIDLLPTLVAEAGVSLPKDRIIDGRNLFDILADSSETGLGRNRPLFFFHDYAFEAVRMGDWKFIETNYSYTWPVPLEHPNYSTKEFVPTYSPPEKDTTINRLDNWPKLYNLKESPYEAYNLNTRNEQKGKDMQRVLTEFRNEFLKNPRGWREY encoded by the coding sequence ATGAAGCTTCTCAAACCCATACTCATAAGCCTGTCCATTTTTCTGTTCCTGATCATCGGAGCCCTGCTGACCTGGTATTATCTACAAGGCCCAGCTCATCAAGGTCTGGTCCGTTCAGATTTTGCCGACAGACCATTCAAGATTGAAGAAATCGTTGATGTAACGCCCGTTGCCAATAAGCCGAATATCGTCTTCATTTTGGCGGATGACCTGGGTTATGGTGATGTTGGCTATAACCTGCAAACAGTGATCAACACCAAAAACCTGGATGCCTTCGCAAGCCAGAGCGTGGTGTTTACCAACTTTTACGCACCAGCCTCCATCTGCACACCTTCGCGCATCGGTTTCCTGTCTGGCAGATATGCGCTTCGGCAAGGTTTGGCATATCCTTTTCATCATGTTAATGGCAGTTTGGTGATGAACATTGGTAGTCGCGTGGCCAATGTTTTAGGAGCGGTGGATATGCGTGGCGAGCACAACATCATCAACGGCATCATGCCATCAGAACTCATCATTCCTGAACTGTTGAAGCTTGCCAACTACCGAACAGGTGTTGTGGGAAAATGGCATTTGGGCACCATTTCGCAGGATGATCAATTTCATCCATTCCATCATGGTTTCGATTATTTCGTAGGCCTCGAAGCTTCGAATGACGATTGGCCGGTGGCGTTTTACGACAACGACAAGAAAGTACTGGATGATATTGGCCTGAACCAAGCGCATTATACCCAGTTGTTTACGGATGCTGCGAAGACGTTCATTGATCAGAACAAGGATGAACCCTTCTTTCTTTACTTGGCGCACAAAGACCCGCACCAACCTTTCTTCCCTTCTCAAGGATTTAAAGGGAAGTCTAAAGCAGGTGCCTATGGCGATGCAGTAGAAGAATTTGACCACAGTGTGGGTCAAGTACTCGATTACTTGGATAGCCTCGGCCTAACGGAAAACACCATCGTTGTGATTACCAGCGATAATGGTCCTTGGTTCGAAGGAAATCCGTGTGGTCTGAGAGGCAGAAAAGGCCAAGTATTTGAAGGTGGCTATCGCGTGCCGTTCATGATCCGTTACCCCAAAAAGATAAAATCGGCCTACAGAACAGACATTCCCGCCATGGGAATCGACCTCTTGCCTACCCTTGTGGCAGAAGCAGGCGTTTCGTTGCCGAAAGATAGGATCATTGATGGGCGCAATCTGTTCGATATCCTGGCCGACAGCTCCGAAACGGGTCTTGGCAGAAATCGTCCGTTGTTCTTCTTTCACGATTACGCTTTTGAAGCCGTGAGAATGGGCGATTGGAAGTTCATTGAGACCAATTATAGCTACACATGGCCTGTGCCTTTAGAACATCCGAATTATTCAACGAAGGAATTTGTGCCGACCTATTCTCCGCCAGAAAAGGACACCACCATTAACCGACTGGACAATTGGCCAAAGCTGTACAATTTGAAGGAAAGTCCATATGAAGCATACAATCTGAACACGAGGAACGAGCAAAAAGGCAAGGACATGCAGCGAGTGCTCACTGAATTCAGAAATGAGTTCTTGAAGAATCCAAGAGGTTGGCGTGAGTATTGA
- a CDS encoding nitronate monooxygenase family protein, giving the protein MSKPAFLNDLALPVVAAPMFLISGPEIVIECCKNGVVGTFPALNQRTTEGFEEWVVEIKEALAAFEKETGKKAAPFGVNLIVHFTNPRVQADLEVCMKHKVPLIITSLGAVSQLVEAVHSYGGLVFHDVIKKRHAEKAAEAGVDGLILVAAGAGGHAGTLNPMPFVQEIRSFFKKTILLAGCISNGRDIASAMQMGADLAWVGTRFINTTESRASEGYRDMIIESGASDIVHTAAVSGVEANFLRPSLEAMGITEEMWSKKAKMDFGKEMDAAMAEAKAWKTLWSAGQGVATVHDNIPVGELVARLKSEFLDALEAQEQLLESYRQKA; this is encoded by the coding sequence ATGAGTAAACCGGCCTTTCTGAATGATCTTGCCCTTCCGGTAGTGGCAGCACCTATGTTCTTGATCTCTGGACCTGAGATCGTTATTGAATGTTGTAAAAATGGTGTGGTAGGAACGTTTCCTGCCTTGAACCAACGCACAACTGAAGGTTTTGAAGAGTGGGTGGTAGAGATAAAGGAAGCGTTGGCGGCCTTTGAAAAGGAAACAGGGAAGAAAGCCGCTCCATTCGGGGTGAATCTGATCGTGCATTTTACGAACCCACGGGTTCAGGCCGATCTGGAAGTGTGCATGAAGCACAAAGTTCCGTTGATCATTACTTCTTTGGGTGCTGTTTCGCAGTTGGTAGAAGCGGTGCATAGCTATGGCGGTCTGGTGTTTCATGATGTGATCAAGAAGCGCCACGCAGAGAAAGCTGCCGAAGCAGGTGTAGATGGATTGATATTGGTGGCAGCTGGTGCCGGTGGTCATGCCGGGACGCTGAACCCGATGCCATTTGTGCAAGAGATCCGATCATTCTTTAAGAAGACCATTCTGCTTGCCGGATGCATCAGCAATGGGCGAGATATTGCTTCTGCCATGCAAATGGGTGCAGACCTTGCTTGGGTTGGAACCCGTTTCATCAATACCACGGAAAGTCGCGCAAGCGAAGGCTACCGCGATATGATCATTGAGAGTGGCGCAAGCGATATTGTGCATACAGCTGCTGTTTCGGGTGTGGAGGCCAATTTCCTTCGACCTAGTTTGGAGGCCATGGGCATTACCGAAGAGATGTGGAGTAAGAAAGCCAAGATGGATTTCGGAAAAGAGATGGATGCTGCGATGGCCGAAGCCAAAGCCTGGAAGACCTTATGGTCGGCTGGGCAGGGAGTTGCCACTGTGCACGATAACATTCCCGTAGGGGAGCTTGTAGCACGTTTGAAAAGCGAGTTCTTAGATGCGCTGGAAGCGCAAGAACAACTGCTTGAATCGTACAGACAAAAAGCCTGA
- a CDS encoding YceI family protein: protein MKLFQYTGAFILLMALISCGDQKSADTTEDASAEAKPCTFDYSTGSLAVKWTAFKTTEKVGVSGTFDTLNIAGTKAANTIVDVFSNASFSIPVSSVNSANPDRDKKIFEHFFGTMSETATLTGRVIGVEEEVMSVAITMNGVTDTTAFEVSASDSLVTLSGIISLADWNALESADALNKVCNDLHKGADGVSKLWPDVKLDISAAISKTCE, encoded by the coding sequence ATGAAACTATTCCAATACACTGGAGCATTTATTCTTTTGATGGCATTGATCTCTTGCGGAGACCAAAAAAGTGCCGATACCACAGAAGATGCTTCTGCAGAAGCAAAACCTTGCACATTCGATTACAGCACTGGATCACTAGCTGTGAAATGGACGGCTTTTAAGACCACCGAGAAAGTGGGCGTTTCGGGTACGTTTGATACCTTGAACATTGCCGGGACCAAAGCTGCCAATACCATTGTTGATGTATTCAGCAACGCTAGCTTTTCAATTCCAGTAAGCAGCGTCAATTCGGCTAATCCTGATCGGGACAAGAAGATTTTCGAACACTTTTTCGGTACAATGAGCGAAACGGCCACATTGACTGGACGCGTTATCGGAGTAGAGGAAGAAGTAATGAGCGTTGCCATCACCATGAATGGTGTAACAGATACAACAGCATTTGAGGTGAGTGCAAGTGATAGTTTGGTCACGCTTTCCGGTATTATTTCATTGGCAGATTGGAATGCACTTGAAAGTGCAGATGCCTTGAATAAAGTCTGTAATGATCTACACAAAGGAGCTGATGGTGTGAGCAAACTGTGGCCAGATGTGAAACTGGACATCAGTGCTGCTATCAGCAAAACCTGCGAATAA
- a CDS encoding cytochrome P450, protein MSATKPIVPHISLLKILVNLPKFIGNPAISFKEVLDKHNGVVTMDLPYNSVLATDRPELMRHVLQQNNRNYIKTSIVRDLLKKQLGNGLLTSEGDYWLKQRRAIQPGFHRKRLEGIASIMVAEINKYLDDVFDSYAETEQEIDIAKEMTTLAFKIVSKSLFGQEAEDDKLDVIEEIVSQSQQFMVDQVRKPMLKPWYRISGAYTRNQQVKEKGDALVMEIIHQRQQSTEEHHDLLDMLIQTRYEDGSGMTDQQLLDEAIILYVAGHETSANAMAWLWYLLGTHPEIEEKVLRSVNESIGDKAPSFENLRDLGYCLQVVEETMRLYPPAWIIDREPLEDDEFEGIPIKKGKDVICFIYGVHRSERYWSNPTKFDPERFSAENKAKQIPFSYMPFGGGPRLCIGNSFALMEMQFVLAMMIKRYHFEVIKDQVIDINPMVTLRPKYGIKVIVRKRN, encoded by the coding sequence TTGTCCGCTACCAAGCCCATCGTTCCGCACATTTCGCTACTCAAGATCCTTGTCAACCTTCCGAAGTTTATCGGCAACCCGGCCATTTCCTTCAAAGAGGTCTTAGATAAGCACAATGGCGTGGTTACCATGGATCTTCCGTACAACTCTGTTCTGGCAACCGACAGACCGGAACTGATGAGACATGTACTTCAACAAAACAATCGCAACTACATCAAAACCAGCATTGTAAGAGACTTACTGAAGAAGCAACTGGGCAACGGGCTACTTACTTCTGAAGGAGACTATTGGCTTAAACAACGGAGAGCCATCCAACCCGGGTTTCATCGCAAACGATTGGAAGGCATCGCTTCCATCATGGTAGCTGAGATCAATAAATACCTTGATGACGTCTTCGACAGCTACGCAGAGACCGAACAGGAAATAGACATCGCCAAAGAGATGACCACTTTGGCCTTCAAGATCGTTTCCAAAAGTCTGTTCGGGCAAGAAGCAGAAGATGACAAGTTGGATGTGATTGAAGAGATCGTATCTCAAAGCCAACAGTTTATGGTCGATCAGGTGCGCAAGCCCATGCTCAAACCGTGGTATCGCATCAGCGGTGCCTACACCCGAAATCAGCAGGTAAAGGAAAAAGGCGATGCCTTGGTGATGGAGATCATCCACCAGAGACAACAATCCACTGAAGAGCATCACGATCTGCTGGACATGCTCATCCAGACCAGATACGAAGATGGTTCTGGCATGACCGATCAACAACTGCTCGATGAAGCCATCATACTCTACGTGGCAGGTCACGAAACCTCGGCCAATGCCATGGCCTGGCTTTGGTACCTCTTGGGCACGCATCCCGAAATTGAAGAGAAGGTTCTCCGATCAGTAAACGAAAGCATTGGCGATAAAGCCCCATCCTTCGAAAACCTGCGCGACCTTGGCTATTGCCTGCAAGTAGTGGAAGAAACCATGCGCCTCTACCCTCCTGCTTGGATCATCGATCGCGAACCCCTAGAAGATGATGAGTTCGAAGGCATTCCCATCAAGAAAGGAAAAGATGTGATCTGTTTCATCTATGGCGTGCATCGCAGCGAACGCTACTGGAGCAACCCTACCAAGTTCGACCCCGAACGCTTCTCAGCAGAAAACAAGGCCAAACAGATTCCCTTCTCCTACATGCCATTTGGTGGCGGACCTAGGCTTTGCATCGGCAACAGCTTCGCCCTTATGGAAATGCAATTCGTACTGGCCATGATGATCAAACGTTACCACTTCGAGGTCATCAAAGATCAGGTCATCGACATCAACCCAATGGTTACCCTACGACCTAAGTACGGCATCAAGGTCATCGTCAGAAAGAGAAACTAA